In one window of Henckelia pumila isolate YLH828 chromosome 1, ASM3356847v2, whole genome shotgun sequence DNA:
- the LOC140875676 gene encoding uncharacterized protein, with translation MSSLGTSKGILEIAKFAVYVTVPIGLMYFYANNAKNLQKFMGNRQYVVYPPEAPRPPSPEEMREMARELARKRDLK, from the exons ATGTCATCTTTGGGGACTTCAAAGGGAATTTTGGAGATAGCAAAGTTTGCAGTATATGTCACGGTTCCAATTGGGCTGATGTATTTCTACGCCAACAACGCCAAGAATCTCCAGAAATTCATGGGAAAT CGTCAATACGTCGTGTACCCTCCTGAAGCGCCACGGCCTCCATCACCAGAGGAAATGAGGGAGATGGCTCGAGAATTAGCTCGAAAAAGAGATCTGAAGTGA